The genome window CCGCGCGCCGCCCCTCGGCTCCTCTCACAGATCTGCCCGCCTCAACAGCTGCGCATTGAGCGCGACGATCACCGTGCTCAGCGACATCAGCACCGCGCCGATCGCGGGATGCAGCAGGATCCCCTGCCTGGCCAGCACGCCGGCCGCGAGCGGGATTGCCACGATGTTGTAGCCAGCAGCCCACCAGAGGTTCTGGATCATCTTCCGGTAGGTTGCCCTGGACAGCCGGACGATGCGTGCGACGTCGCGCGGGTCGCTGCGCACGAGTACGACGTCGCCGGCCTCCACTGCCACGTCGGTG of Longimicrobiales bacterium contains these proteins:
- a CDS encoding copper-translocating P-type ATPase yields the protein TDVAVEAGDVVLVRSDPRDVARIVRLSRATYRKMIQNLWWAAGYNIVAIPLAAGVLARQGILLHPAIGAVLMSLSTVIVALNAQLLRRADL